GACGGCGGGGTGGCCGACGGGTGCTGGGCCGCGGGCGAGGTGACCGGCCCGCTCGACGCGGCCGAGGCCGCCGAGGCCGGCCGTCGCGCCGGGGAGGCTGCGTCCCATGGCTAGGAGCTTCATCTGCCGCTGCGAGGACGCCACCGTCGACGACGTCCGCCGCGCCTTCGAGAAGGGCTACCGCGACCTCGAGTCCGTGAAGCGGTACACCGGCCTCGGCACCGGGCCCTGCCAGGGCAAGACCTGCCTCGCCGTCGCCGCGCGCGAGCTGCTCCGGCTGGGCGCCACGCCGGCCGAGGTGCTGCCGTTCACCGTCCGCCCCCCGCTGGAGCCCACCTCGTTCGCGGCGCTGGCGGCACTCGACCCGGCCGGCCTGTCGCTCGAGGCGGGCGTGCCGGTGCCCGTCCCGCCCCCCGCCGCGCCGCGGCCGTCGGCGGCGCTGCCGGCGCGGGCGCAGGTGGTCATCGTCGGCGGCGGCATCATGGGCCTCGGCCTCGCCTACAACCTGTGCCGGCGCGGGATGAAGGACGTCGTCCTCATCGAGAAGGGCTACCTCACCGCCGGCGCCTCCGGGCGCAACGGCGGCGGCGTCCGGGCGCAGTGGACCACCCCCACCATGATCCGCCTCGCGCGCCGCTCGCTCGAGATCGGCGAGCGCTTCGCGTCCGAGATGGGCATCAACGTCTGGTTCCGGCGCGGCGGCTACCTGTTCCTCGCGCCCAGCCGCGCGCAGGCGGCGCGCATCGAGAAGAACGCCGAGATCCACGCCCGGAACGGGCTCCGCACCCGCGTCCTCACCCCGGCCGAGGCGAAGGAGGTGGTGCCGGAGCTCGACGAGCGCACCTTCCTCGCCGCCTCGTGGAACCCGGACGACGCCGTCGTCTTCCCCTGGCCCTACGTGTGGGGCTACGCGGCGCGCGCCGAGGCGCTCGGGGCGAAGGTGCTCACCTTCACCCGGGTCACCGGGTTCGAGCGGGACGGGAAGCGCCTCACTGCGGTCGAGACCGACCACGGGCGCATCGCCTGCGAGGTGGTGGTGAACGCCGCCGGCGCCTGGAGCCCCGAGATCGCCGCGCTGGCCGGGGTGAAGCTCCCCAACGAGCCGGAGCGCCACGAGATCTGCGTCACCGAGCCGCTCAAGCCCTGGCTCGGCCCCATGGTGTCGAACCTCGGCAGCGGGCTCTACTTCTCCCAGAGCCTGCGCGGCGAGATCGTGGGCGGCATGGGCGACCCGGCCGAGCCGCGCGGGATCGACACCCGCTCGACCCTGCGCTTCCTCGCCCGCTACGCGCGCGCCATCACCGAGTGCATCCCGAAGACGGCGGGCCTGAAGGTCATGCGGCAGTGGGCCGGCTGCTACGACGTGACGCCCGACAACAACCCCATCCTCGGCGCCGCCGGTTATGAGAACTTCCTGCAGCTGAACGGCTTCGTCGGCCACGGCTTCATGATGGCGCCGGCGGTCACGGAGCTCATGGCCAACTGGATGGCCGGCGACCCGCCGGACGAGATCTTCGAGCGCTTCACCCTCGACCGCTTCGAGAAGGGCGAGGTCGGCGGCGAGGACTTCATCATCGGGTAGGACCGGGGCGGACCCTGCCGCCCCCGAGGAGCCTTCGCACATGAGCAGCCACGCCCAGTTCCGCGTCCCCGCGCCCTACAACGAGCCCGTCCTCTCCTACGCGCCCGGCAACCCCGAGCGGAAGGCGCTGCGCGCCCGCCTCGCCGAGCTCTCCGGCGAGGAGCTCGAGATCCCGCTCGTCATCGGCGGCCAGGAGGTGCGCACCGGCAAGCTCGCCGACGTCCGCTGCCCGCACCGCCACGCGCACCGCCTGGCGCGCTTCCACCAGGCCGGGCCGGCCGAGGTGCAGGCCGCCATCGCGGCGGCGCGCGCGGCGCGGCGCGAGTGGGCCGCGCTCCCGTTCGCGGCGCGCGCGGCGGTCTTCCTCAAGGCGGCCGACCTGCTCGCCGGCGGCTGGCGGCCGACGCTCAACGGCGCCACGATGCTCAACCAGTCGAAGACGCCCTACCAGGCGGAGATCGACTCCGCCTGCGAGATCATCGACTTCTGGCGCTACAACGCCGCCTTCGCGGAGCGCATCTACGACGAGCAGCCGGTGAGCTCGCCGGGGCAGTGGAACCGGGTCGAGTACCGCCCGCTCGAGGGGTTCGTCTTCGCCGTCACCCCGTTCAACTTCACCTCCATCGCCGCGAACCTCCCCACCGCGCCGGCGCTCATGGGGAACACGGTGCTGTGGAAGCCGGCCTCCAGCACCGCTTACTCCAACTGGTTCATCCTGAAGCTGCTGGAGGCGGCGGGGCTGCCGCCCGGCGTCATCAACTTCGTCCCCGGCTCCGGCCGCACCGTCGGCGACCCGGTGCTCGCCAGCCCGGAGTTCGCCGGCATCCACTTCACCGGCTCGACCGCCACCTTCCACGGGATGTGGCGGACCATCGCGGAGAGCCTGCCGCGCTACAAGTCGTACCCGCGCATCGTGGGCGAGACCGGCGGCAAGGACTTCATCTTCGCCCACCCCTCGGCCGAGGTGGACGCGCTCGCGGCGGCGCTGTGCCGGGGGGCGTTCGAGGCCCAGGGCCAGAAGTGCTCGGCCGCCTCGCGCGCGTACGTGCCGGAGAGCCTCTGGCCGCGCGTGAAGGAGCGCCTGCTCGCGCTCACCGCCTCCATCCAGATGGGCGATCCGGCCGAGGACTTCCGCGTCTTCATGGGCGCGGTCATCGACCGCGGCGCGTTCGACAGCATCAAGGCGTACCTCGACTTCGCGAAGAGCTCGCCCGAGGCGAAGATCCACTGCGGCGGCAAGTGCGACGACAGCGTCGGGTACTTCGTCGAGCCCACCGTGGTCCAGGTCACGAACCCCCACCACAAGCTCATGGAAGAGGAGATCTTCGGGCCGGTGCTGACGGTCTTCGTCTACCCCGACGCGAAGCTCGACGAGGCGGTGGCGCTCTGCGACGGGACCTCGCCCTACGCGCTCACCGGCGCCGTGTTCGCCCAGGACCGGCTGGCCGTGCAGGGGCTCGAGCGGGCCCTCGCCGACGCGGCGGGTAACTTCTACGTGAACGACAAGCCCACCGGGGCGGTGGTGGGGCAGCAGCCCTTCGGCGGGGCGCGGGCGAGCGGCACCAACGACAAGGCCGGCTCGATGTGGAACCTCATCCGCTGGGTCTCGCCCCGGGCGCTCAAGGAGAACTTCGCGCCCCCCCGGGCCATCGGGTACCCCCACCAGGCGTCGAACGACTGAAAGTTCCTTCCGCGCCCGCCCCGATGATGCTCAAATGTGCGCTTCCCCGCAGGAGGAGGAGCACTCGATGAACAGAGCGATGGGTCTCGCGCTGGCGCTGGGTCTCTTGGCTTCGGGCTCCGCTGGTGCGGCTGACACGATCAAGATCGGCCTCATGGCCCCGATGACCGGCTCCTGGGCCAGCGAGGGCCAGGAGATGAAGCGCAACATCGACCTGCTCGCGGAGCAGGCGAACGCCAAGGGCGGCCTCGACGGCAAGAAGATCGAGGTGATCATCGAGGACGACGGCGGCGATCCCCGCACCGCCTCGCTCGCCGCACAGCGCCTCACCACCAAGGGCGTGGTCGCCGTCATCGGCACCTACGGCTCGGCCGTCACCGAGGCCACCCAGAACATCTACGACGAGGCCGGCATCACCCAGGTCGCGAACGGCTCCACCGCCGTCCGCCTGACCGAGAAGGGCCTCAAGCACTTCTTCCGCACCTGCCCGCGCGACGACGAGCAGGGCAAGGTGGGCGCGGCCGCCATCCAGAAGATGGGCGCCAAGCGCATCGCGCTCCTCCACGACAGCTCCGCCTACGCCAAGGGCCTGGCCGACGAGATCAACGCCATCCTCAAGGCGAACAAGCAGAACGTCGTCTTCTTCGACGCCCTCACGCCGAAGGAGCAGGACTACTCGGCCATCCTCACCAAGCTCAAGGCCGCCACCCCCGACGTCGTCTTCTTCACCGGCTACTACCCCGAGGCCGGCCTGCTCCTGAAGCAGAAGAAGCAGATGGGCTGGAACGTGCCGTTCATGGGCGGCGACGCCATCAACAACCCCGACCTGGTCAAGATCGCCGGCAAGGACGCCGCGGCCGGCTTCCAGTTCCTCTCGCCGCCGGTGCCGAAGGACCTCGACACCCCCGAGGCCAAGGCCTACCTCGCCTCCTACAAGAAGAAGTACGGCGAGGAGCCGGGCTCGATCTACGGCGTGCTCGCCGGCGACGGCTTCACCGCGGTGACGAAGGCGATCGCCGCGACCAAGTCCACCGACGCCGACAAGATCCGCGACTACCTCGTGAACAAGCTGAAGGACTTCCCAGGCCTGACCGGGAAGCTCGCCTTCAACGCCAAGGGCGACCGCGTCGGCGAGCTGTACCGCGTCTACAAGGTCGACAAGAACGGCGAGTTCGTCCTGCAGCCCAAGTAGCCGCGAAGCGCTCCACGCCGGGCGGGCCCGTGCCCCGGGCCCGCCCGCTCTTCACCGCTCGAGCCTCCATGGAGCAATTCCTCCAGCAGCTCATCAACGGCCTGGCGGTGGGGGGCATCTACGCCCTCATCGCGCTCGGCTACACGATGGTCTACGGGGTGCTGAAGCTCATCAACTTCGCCCACGGCGACCTGTTCACCTACGGCGGCTACCTCGGCCTCACCCTGCTCACCTCGCTGGCGCTGCAGGGCCGGGTCGGCACGGCGGCCGCCGTCGCGCTGCTCGTGCTCATGGTGATGGGGCTCGTGGGCGTGATGGGCGTCGTCCTCGAGCGCGCCGCCTACCGGCCGCTGCGCGAGTCGCCGCGCCTGTCGGCGGTGGTGTCCGCGCTGGGCGCCTCGATCTTCCTGCAGAACGCGCTCATGCTCCTCTACGGCGCGCGCGTCCAGGTCTACCCCGAGGGGCTCCTCCCGCAGGTGGCGGTGAGCCTGTTCGGCCTCCAGGTGCCGCTCCTGCGGATCCTGGTGGTGCTGGCCTCGGTGGTGATGATGGCCGCCCTCTACCTCTTCGTGCAGAAGACCAAGATCGGCACCGCCGTCCGCGCCGCCGCCATCGACCAGGGCGCCGCTCGCCTCATGGGCATCGACGTGAACAAGGTGGTGAGCCTGGTCTTCCTCATCGGCCCGGCGCTGGGCGGGGTGGCCGGCCTGCTCGTCGGCCTCTACTACGGCCAGGTCAACTTCACGATGGGCTGGATCTACGGGATGAAGGCCTTCACGGCCGCCATCCTGGGCGGCATCGGCAACATCCCCGGCGCGATGGTGGGCGGGCTCCTGCTCGGCGTCATCGAGGCGCTCGGCGCCGCCTACCTCTCCATCGCCTGGAAGGACGCCATCGCCTTCTGCGTGCTCATCCTCATCCTCATCGTGCGGCCGACCGGGCTGCTCGGCGAGCGGGTCGCGGAGAAGGTATGAACGTGCGCCTCGCGCTGGCCCTCCTGGCCGGGGTGGCGCTGCTGGCGGTGGCGCCGCTCGCGCTCGACGCCTACTGGCTCGACGTGCTGAACAGCGTCGGGCTCTACGCGCTCCTCGCCCTCTCGCTCAACGTCATCCTCGGCGACGCCGGCCTCTTCAACATGGGCCACGCCGCCTTCTACGCCGTCGGCGCCTACACGACGGCCATCCTCTCGACCCAGCTCCACCTGCCGGTGCTCTGGACCCTGCCGCTGGCGGGGCTGGCGGCGGCGCTCTTCGCGGCGGTGGTGGCGCGGCCGGTCATCCACCTGCGCGGCGACTACCTGCTCATCGTCACCATCGGCATGGGCGAGATCGTCCGCATCGCGCTGGTGAACGACGTCTTCGGCCTTACCGGCGGCGCGAACGGCCTCTTCGGCATCCCCCGCCCGATCGTGTTCGGCTACAAGATCCGCAAGCCGGCCGAGTTCTTCTACCTCATCTGGGCGTTCGTCCTGCTGACGGTGTTCCTCTTCGACCGGCTCGAGCAGTCGCGCTTCGGCCGCGCGCTCACGTACCTGCGCGAGGATCCGGTGGCGGCCGAGGGCAGCGGCATCAACACGACGCGCTACAAGCTCGCGGCGTTCGTGCTGGGGGCGGCCTGGGCCGGCATGGCGGGCACGCTCTACGCCGCCAAGATGACCATCATCTCCCCGGAGTCGTTCAACTTCTGGGAGTCGGTGCAGCTCTTCCTCATCGTCATCCTGGGCGGCGCCGGCTCGATCCCGGGCGTCATCCTCGGGGCGGTGCTGGTGATCGTGCTTCCGGAGGCGTTCCGCGGCTTCGCGACCGCCCGCCTGCTCGTCTTCGGGCTCGTCATGATGGTGATGATGGTCTTCCGCACCCAGGGGCTCCTCCCGCTCAAGCGCCCGCGCTTCCGCGAGAAGGACCTCGCGCGGGCCGAGGCGGCGCGATGAGCCTGCTCGAGATCCGCGACATCACCAAGAGCTTCGGCGGGCTCACCGCCGTGAACGACGTCTCGTTCGACGTGGCGGAGGGGTCCATCGTCGGCCTCATCGGGCCGAACGGCGCGGGCAAGACCACCACCTTCAACCTCATCACCGGCAACTACCGGGCCGATCGCGGCTCGGTCACCTTCGCCGGCCGGTCACTGGTGGGCATGAAGACCCACCGCATCGTGAAGCTGGGGGTCGCGCGCACCTTCCAGAACATCCGCCTCTTCCAGCAGCTCTCGGCGCTCGAGAACGTGCTGGCCGGGCGGCACTGCCGGACCGGCGCGGGGCTCCTCGGCGCCATGCTGCGCCTGCCCGGCCAGGTGAAGGAGGAGCGGGCGGCCATCGCGCGCGCGCTGGAGGAGCTCCACTTCGTCGGCCTGCAGGAGCGGTCGCTGGAGCTCGCGAAGAACCTCGCCTACGGCGACCAGCGGCGGCTCGAGATCGCCCGGGCGCTCGCCAGCGACCCCAAGCTCGTCATCCTGGACGAGCCCGCGGGCGGCATGAACGAGCAGGAGACGGACCAGCTCGTCGAGCTCATCGCCCGGATCAAGGCGCGCGGCATCACCATCCTCCTCATCGAGCACGACATGAGCCTCGTCATGCGCGCCTGCGAGCACATCGTGGTGCTCGAGTACGGCGAGAAGATCGCGGAGGGGTCGCCCAAGGCCATCCAGGCCAACCCGCGCGTCATCGAGGCCTACCTCGGCACGGAGGAGGTCTGATGGCGGCCGCACCCCTGCTCGAGCTGGATCGGCTGCACGTCAAGTACGGGAACGTCGAGGCGCTGCACGGGATCTCGCTCACCGTGAATCAGGGCGAGATCGTCACCATCCTCGGCGCGAACGGCGCCGGGAAGTCGACCACCCTGCGCGCCGTGAGCGGCCTGCTCAAGCCGTCCGGCGGCGAGATCCGGCTCGACGGCCGCCCGGCCCAGGGCATCCCCGCCCACCAGCGGGTGCGGCTCGGCATCGCCCAGGCGCCCGAGGGCCGGCGCATCTTCGGCACGCTCACCGTGCGGGAGAACCTCGGCCTCGGCGCCTTCACCCGCCAGGACTCGGCGGAGATCGCCGAGACCGCGGCCTGGATCTACGGGCTCTTCCCGGTGCTGGAGAAGCGGCGCGACCAGCTCGCCGGCACGCTCTCCGGCGGCGAGCAGCAGATGCTCGCCATCGGCCGGGCGCTCATGGCGAAGCCGCGCGTGCTGCTCCTCGACGAGCCCTCGCTGGGCCTCGCGCCGCTGCTGGTGAAGGCCATCTTCCAGACCATCCGGGAGATCAACCAGACCACCGGCGTGACGGTGGTGCTGGTGGAGCAGAACGCCCGCGCCGCCCTGAAGCTCGCCCACCGCGGCTACGTGATGGAGGTCGGCCGGATCGTGCTGGAGGGGCCCGCCCAGGCGCTCATGGACGACCCCAAGGTGCAGGGCGCCTACCTGGGGAAGCGGGCGCACCCCTAGCCCGGCCGGTCGAGCGCGCGCTCCCAGGCGACGTCGCGCCCGAGCTCCTCGTACCCCTCCGCGCGGTACAGCGCGAGGGCGGGCGCGTTCGAGGCCGCGACCCGCAGCACCACCTCGCGCGCCGAGCGCTGGTCGAGCAGCGCCTCGCACCGGCGCAGGAGCCAGCGCCCCAGCTCGCGGCGGCGCGCGCGGGCGGCGAGGCCGATCGACTCCACCTCGCCGGTGCCGTCCGGGGCGATCACGCCGCGCAGCATCCCGGCCACCCCCTCCGCGTCGACCAAGAACCGCAGGAGCCCCCCGTCGAACGCCGGCGCGGCGCGCTGGCGCTCGGCGTCGGCCCGCGTCACCCGCACCGCGAAGGCGACGTCCTCGAAGGCCGCGTTCTCCACCTCGACCCAGGCGTCCAGCCCGACGTCGTCCAGGCTCCGCTCCGCGAGGCCCGCGGGCAGGGGGAGGACGGGCCGGCGGCGCGTGCGCCGCAGGCGGAGCATGGCGTTCACCTGGGCGTAGCCGCGCGCGAGGAGCAGCGGCCCGGCCCCGCGGACGTGCTTCTCGCCGACCACGAGCGCGCGCGCCCCCTCCCGCGCGGCGCGCACCTCGGCCTCCGCCGCCAGCTCGAGCGCGGCCGAAGGCGCCGGGGCCGAGAGCCACACGAGCGAGCACCGCCCCGTCCGCGCGAGGTCGGTGCGGACGAAGAGCCCGAGCGCGCGCACGCGCTCCCCCTCGACCAGCGCCAGCCCCTCGATGCTGGGGGGCAGCGCCGCCAGCGCGCCGCGCAGCTCGCCCGGCTCGCGCCCGAGCAGGGCCGCGACCTGCGTCAGCTCCGCGAGCGCGCTCCAGGGGACGACGGTTCGCGCCATGCCGGGAAACGTAGCACACGCGCCGCGCGCGCCTTGGCCCGCCCCCGCCCCGTCCGCTAGGCTCCGGCCATGACCTCGAAGGAGCGCGCCCGGCACGAGAAGGCGCTCAGGCAGCTGCGGCAGCAGCTCGTGCAGATCGGCCCGGCTCGCATCGAGCCGAACCGCACCGACCCGAGCAGCAGCGGCGTCGCGGACGAGGACGCGCAGGCGCTGTCCGAGATGCTGCAGGTGCTCGCCTCGCAGCGGAACAAGGGCCAGGCCGACCTGCTCGCCCGCATCGACCGCGCGCTCCGCAAGCTGGCGACGGAGCCCGAGGACTTCGGGCTCTGCGAGCGGTGCGAGGAGGAGATCGCGCCGCGGCGGCTCGCGCTCATGCCCTACGCGGCGCTCTGCACCGCCTGCCAGGCCGCCGCCGAGCCCCGCCGGGCGCAGACGCGGCGCCGCCTCA
The DNA window shown above is from Anaeromyxobacter diazotrophicus and carries:
- a CDS encoding GNAT family N-acetyltransferase; the encoded protein is MARTVVPWSALAELTQVAALLGREPGELRGALAALPPSIEGLALVEGERVRALGLFVRTDLARTGRCSLVWLSAPAPSAALELAAEAEVRAAREGARALVVGEKHVRGAGPLLLARGYAQVNAMLRLRRTRRRPVLPLPAGLAERSLDDVGLDAWVEVENAAFEDVAFAVRVTRADAERQRAAPAFDGGLLRFLVDAEGVAGMLRGVIAPDGTGEVESIGLAARARRRELGRWLLRRCEALLDQRSAREVVLRVAASNAPALALYRAEGYEELGRDVAWERALDRPG
- a CDS encoding branched-chain amino acid ABC transporter permease → MNVRLALALLAGVALLAVAPLALDAYWLDVLNSVGLYALLALSLNVILGDAGLFNMGHAAFYAVGAYTTAILSTQLHLPVLWTLPLAGLAAALFAAVVARPVIHLRGDYLLIVTIGMGEIVRIALVNDVFGLTGGANGLFGIPRPIVFGYKIRKPAEFFYLIWAFVLLTVFLFDRLEQSRFGRALTYLREDPVAAEGSGINTTRYKLAAFVLGAAWAGMAGTLYAAKMTIISPESFNFWESVQLFLIVILGGAGSIPGVILGAVLVIVLPEAFRGFATARLLVFGLVMMVMMVFRTQGLLPLKRPRFREKDLARAEAAR
- the pruA gene encoding L-glutamate gamma-semialdehyde dehydrogenase codes for the protein MSSHAQFRVPAPYNEPVLSYAPGNPERKALRARLAELSGEELEIPLVIGGQEVRTGKLADVRCPHRHAHRLARFHQAGPAEVQAAIAAARAARREWAALPFAARAAVFLKAADLLAGGWRPTLNGATMLNQSKTPYQAEIDSACEIIDFWRYNAAFAERIYDEQPVSSPGQWNRVEYRPLEGFVFAVTPFNFTSIAANLPTAPALMGNTVLWKPASSTAYSNWFILKLLEAAGLPPGVINFVPGSGRTVGDPVLASPEFAGIHFTGSTATFHGMWRTIAESLPRYKSYPRIVGETGGKDFIFAHPSAEVDALAAALCRGAFEAQGQKCSAASRAYVPESLWPRVKERLLALTASIQMGDPAEDFRVFMGAVIDRGAFDSIKAYLDFAKSSPEAKIHCGGKCDDSVGYFVEPTVVQVTNPHHKLMEEEIFGPVLTVFVYPDAKLDEAVALCDGTSPYALTGAVFAQDRLAVQGLERALADAAGNFYVNDKPTGAVVGQQPFGGARASGTNDKAGSMWNLIRWVSPRALKENFAPPRAIGYPHQASND
- a CDS encoding ABC transporter ATP-binding protein, which gives rise to MAAAPLLELDRLHVKYGNVEALHGISLTVNQGEIVTILGANGAGKSTTLRAVSGLLKPSGGEIRLDGRPAQGIPAHQRVRLGIAQAPEGRRIFGTLTVRENLGLGAFTRQDSAEIAETAAWIYGLFPVLEKRRDQLAGTLSGGEQQMLAIGRALMAKPRVLLLDEPSLGLAPLLVKAIFQTIREINQTTGVTVVLVEQNARAALKLAHRGYVMEVGRIVLEGPAQALMDDPKVQGAYLGKRAHP
- a CDS encoding branched-chain amino acid ABC transporter permease → MEQFLQQLINGLAVGGIYALIALGYTMVYGVLKLINFAHGDLFTYGGYLGLTLLTSLALQGRVGTAAAVALLVLMVMGLVGVMGVVLERAAYRPLRESPRLSAVVSALGASIFLQNALMLLYGARVQVYPEGLLPQVAVSLFGLQVPLLRILVVLASVVMMAALYLFVQKTKIGTAVRAAAIDQGAARLMGIDVNKVVSLVFLIGPALGGVAGLLVGLYYGQVNFTMGWIYGMKAFTAAILGGIGNIPGAMVGGLLLGVIEALGAAYLSIAWKDAIAFCVLILILIVRPTGLLGERVAEKV
- a CDS encoding ABC transporter ATP-binding protein gives rise to the protein MSLLEIRDITKSFGGLTAVNDVSFDVAEGSIVGLIGPNGAGKTTTFNLITGNYRADRGSVTFAGRSLVGMKTHRIVKLGVARTFQNIRLFQQLSALENVLAGRHCRTGAGLLGAMLRLPGQVKEERAAIARALEELHFVGLQERSLELAKNLAYGDQRRLEIARALASDPKLVILDEPAGGMNEQETDQLVELIARIKARGITILLIEHDMSLVMRACEHIVVLEYGEKIAEGSPKAIQANPRVIEAYLGTEEV
- a CDS encoding TraR/DksA family transcriptional regulator codes for the protein MTSKERARHEKALRQLRQQLVQIGPARIEPNRTDPSSSGVADEDAQALSEMLQVLASQRNKGQADLLARIDRALRKLATEPEDFGLCERCEEEIAPRRLALMPYAALCTACQAAAEPRRAQTRRRLTDQE
- a CDS encoding branched-chain amino acid ABC transporter substrate-binding protein, giving the protein MNRAMGLALALGLLASGSAGAADTIKIGLMAPMTGSWASEGQEMKRNIDLLAEQANAKGGLDGKKIEVIIEDDGGDPRTASLAAQRLTTKGVVAVIGTYGSAVTEATQNIYDEAGITQVANGSTAVRLTEKGLKHFFRTCPRDDEQGKVGAAAIQKMGAKRIALLHDSSAYAKGLADEINAILKANKQNVVFFDALTPKEQDYSAILTKLKAATPDVVFFTGYYPEAGLLLKQKKQMGWNVPFMGGDAINNPDLVKIAGKDAAAGFQFLSPPVPKDLDTPEAKAYLASYKKKYGEEPGSIYGVLAGDGFTAVTKAIAATKSTDADKIRDYLVNKLKDFPGLTGKLAFNAKGDRVGELYRVYKVDKNGEFVLQPK
- a CDS encoding FAD-dependent oxidoreductase; this encodes MARSFICRCEDATVDDVRRAFEKGYRDLESVKRYTGLGTGPCQGKTCLAVAARELLRLGATPAEVLPFTVRPPLEPTSFAALAALDPAGLSLEAGVPVPVPPPAAPRPSAALPARAQVVIVGGGIMGLGLAYNLCRRGMKDVVLIEKGYLTAGASGRNGGGVRAQWTTPTMIRLARRSLEIGERFASEMGINVWFRRGGYLFLAPSRAQAARIEKNAEIHARNGLRTRVLTPAEAKEVVPELDERTFLAASWNPDDAVVFPWPYVWGYAARAEALGAKVLTFTRVTGFERDGKRLTAVETDHGRIACEVVVNAAGAWSPEIAALAGVKLPNEPERHEICVTEPLKPWLGPMVSNLGSGLYFSQSLRGEIVGGMGDPAEPRGIDTRSTLRFLARYARAITECIPKTAGLKVMRQWAGCYDVTPDNNPILGAAGYENFLQLNGFVGHGFMMAPAVTELMANWMAGDPPDEIFERFTLDRFEKGEVGGEDFIIG